In Camelus bactrianus isolate YW-2024 breed Bactrian camel chromosome 28, ASM4877302v1, whole genome shotgun sequence, a single window of DNA contains:
- the REEP1 gene encoding receptor expression-enhancing protein 1 isoform X5 yields the protein MVAWIISRLVVLIFGTLYPAYYSYKAVKSKDIKEYVKWMMYWIIFALFTTAETFTDIFLCWFPFYYELKIAFVAWLLSPYTKGSSLLYRKFVHPTLSSKEKEIDDCLVQAKDRSYDALVHFGKRGLNVAATAAVMAASKVARLFPFVSSLDLREGQVTPLRGVTNSKLIQPGREASSHLCPPAHGLDRSQGQGALSERLRSFSMQDLTTIRGDGTPAPPGPPPPGPGRASGKHGQPKMSRSASESAGSSGTA from the exons GCTTATATTTGGCACCCTTTACCCTGCGTATTATTCCTACAAGGCTGTGAAATCAAAGGACATTAAAGAATAT GTCAAATGGATGATGTACTGGATTATATTTGCACTTTTCACCACAGCAGAGACGTTCACTGACATCTTCCTTTGCTG gttTCCATTCTATTATGAACTAAAAATAGCATTTGTAGCCTGGCTGCTGTCTCCCTACACAAAAGGTTCCAGCCTCCTCTACAGGAAGTTTGTGCATCCCACGCTGTCTTCAAAAGAAAAG GAAATCGATGATTGCCTGGTCCAAGCAAAAGACCGGAGTTACGACGCCCTTGTGCACTTCGGGAAGCGAGGCTTGAACGTGGCAGCCACCGCGGCAGTGATGGCTGCTTCCAAG GTGGCTCGACTCTTTCCTTTTGTCTCCTCTTTGGACCTCAGAGAAGGGCAGGTAACCCCGTTGAGAGGTGTGACTAACTCCAAACTGATCCAGCCGGGGAGAGAGGCCAGCAGCCACCTCTGCCCACCAGCACATGGTCTGGATCGGAGCCAG GGACAGGGTGCCTTATCGGAGAGACTCCGGAGCTTCAGCATGCAGGACCTCACCACCATCAGGGGAGACGGCACCCCTGCTCCcccgggccccccacccccagggcccgGGCGGGCCAGCGGCAAACACGGCCAGCCTAAGATGTCCAGGAGTGCTTCTGAGAGCGCTGGCAGCTCAG